The following coding sequences lie in one Pseudarthrobacter phenanthrenivorans Sphe3 genomic window:
- a CDS encoding phosphomannomutase/phosphoglucomutase: MTSEQTATFDLSASFKAYDVRGIVGESITAEIVEAVGAAFVDILELQGQTILVGGDMRPSSPEFSKAFANGATTRGANVELLDLISTDELYFACGYLNRAGATFTASHNPAGYNGIKMSKAGAVPISSESGLKDIQTLAERYLTEGSIPAAGTRGTISVRDVLKDYSEYLRKLVDLSGSRPLKVVVDAGNGMAGLTTPAVLGDTLLPKLPLDIIPLYFELDGSFPNHPANPLEPENLRDLQAAVIEHGADIGLAFDGDADRCFVVDEKGEPVSPSAITGMVARREIARAKAQGEARPTIIHNLLTSRAVAELVERDGGRAVKTRVGHSFIKAVMAEEGAVFGGEHSAHFYFRDFWNADTGMLAAMHVLAALGEQDGPLSELGREYEPYVSSGEINSEVEDKPAAVERVRAAFAGEDITIDTMDGSTFTANDGSYWFNLRPSNTEPFLRLNAEATDRATMERIRDRVLSIVRG; encoded by the coding sequence GTGACTAGCGAACAAACAGCGACTTTTGACCTTTCGGCATCCTTCAAGGCGTACGACGTCCGCGGCATCGTGGGCGAGTCCATCACCGCCGAAATCGTCGAGGCCGTAGGGGCCGCCTTCGTGGACATCCTGGAGCTCCAGGGCCAGACCATCCTGGTGGGTGGAGACATGCGGCCCTCCTCCCCCGAGTTCAGCAAGGCCTTCGCCAACGGCGCCACCACCCGCGGCGCCAACGTGGAACTCCTTGACCTGATTTCCACTGATGAGCTCTACTTCGCCTGCGGCTACCTGAACCGAGCCGGTGCCACCTTTACCGCAAGCCACAACCCTGCCGGCTACAACGGCATCAAGATGTCCAAGGCGGGAGCGGTGCCCATCTCCTCCGAGTCGGGACTCAAGGACATCCAGACCCTCGCTGAGCGCTACCTCACCGAGGGGTCGATCCCGGCGGCCGGCACCCGGGGTACGATCAGCGTCCGGGACGTGCTCAAGGATTACTCCGAATACCTGCGCAAGCTGGTGGACCTCTCCGGTTCCCGGCCGCTGAAAGTCGTGGTGGACGCAGGCAACGGCATGGCCGGCCTCACCACCCCTGCCGTGCTGGGCGACACCCTGCTTCCCAAGCTGCCCCTGGATATCATTCCCCTGTACTTCGAGCTGGACGGGTCCTTCCCCAACCATCCTGCCAACCCGCTGGAACCGGAAAACCTCCGCGACCTGCAGGCGGCCGTAATCGAACATGGCGCGGACATCGGACTTGCCTTCGACGGCGACGCCGACCGCTGCTTCGTGGTGGACGAGAAGGGCGAGCCCGTTTCGCCGTCGGCCATCACCGGGATGGTGGCGCGCCGCGAGATCGCCCGCGCCAAGGCTCAGGGCGAAGCCCGGCCCACCATCATCCACAACCTCCTGACCTCGCGCGCCGTGGCAGAACTGGTGGAGCGCGACGGCGGCCGGGCAGTCAAGACCCGCGTGGGCCACTCCTTCATCAAGGCCGTCATGGCAGAGGAAGGTGCAGTGTTCGGCGGAGAGCACTCAGCGCACTTCTACTTCCGCGACTTCTGGAACGCGGACACGGGAATGCTGGCGGCCATGCACGTCCTGGCAGCCCTCGGCGAGCAGGACGGTCCCTTGTCGGAGCTTGGCCGGGAATACGAACCGTACGTCAGCTCCGGCGAAATCAACTCGGAGGTCGAGGACAAGCCCGCCGCGGTCGAGCGCGTACGCGCTGCATTTGCCGGCGAAGACATCACGATCGACACCATGGACGGCAGCACCTTCACGGCGAACGACGGCAGCTACTGGTTCAACCTGCGCCCGTCCAACACGGAGCCCTTCCTGCGGCTCAATGCAGAAGCAACGGACCGGGCAACCATGGAACGGATCCGTGACCGGGTCCTGTCCATAGTCCGGGGCTAA
- a CDS encoding RecQ family ATP-dependent DNA helicase, which yields MVDNQQGTVISEPATTEGPDSANAATGSATATHGQALAVLRELVGNQAADFHEGQFEAIEALVDGGRRALVVQRTGWGKSAVYFVASLLLRRRGAGPTLIVSPLLALMRDQVAAAARAGVRAVAINSANQLEWDTVREQLAADQVDVLLVSPERLTNPSFRENQLPELIRRTGLLVIDEAHCISDWGHDFRPDYRRIADLINQLPDTVPVLATTATANSRVVHDIEEQLGAGVLTIRGALGRDSLRLGVLSLPDARQRLGWLLTHLADLPGSGIIYTLTVSAAEDTARLLAEAGHEVLAYTGRTDPADRERAEQLLKDNQVKALVATSALGMGFDKPDLGFVVHLGAPSSPVAYYQQVGRAGRGAANADVLLLPGSEDRDIWRYFATASMPSEEKAAAVLTALAEAGTALSTVALEARVDLRRTPLELLLKVLSVDGAVERVGGGWRSTGQPWAYDAERYQRIAEARVDEQDSMVIYQDTAGCRMEYITSVLDDETAHACGRCDNCAGKWFPADIAEQATQAAGQTLSRAGSVLEARLQWPTGMDRLGVPVKGKLKGGEGLSEGRVLARLTDLGWGGALRELFAAGASDRPVEPGMLQACVQVLREWGSGDARNPGWSGAGRPAAIVSVPSRAKPELVGSLARGISEIGRIPYLGELQLAHGGPTGSRGGNSAYRLAGVWDRLVVGPELEAALGSVQGGSVMLIDDIVDSRWTLTVAGRALRQAGAGAVLPLVLAQAG from the coding sequence ATGGTCGATAACCAGCAGGGCACCGTCATTTCCGAACCGGCAACCACCGAAGGACCCGACTCGGCAAACGCCGCCACGGGCAGCGCAACCGCTACACACGGGCAGGCTCTGGCTGTCCTTCGCGAGCTGGTTGGCAACCAGGCGGCGGACTTCCACGAGGGCCAGTTTGAAGCCATCGAGGCCCTGGTCGACGGCGGCAGGCGGGCCTTGGTGGTCCAGCGCACCGGCTGGGGGAAGTCGGCTGTCTATTTCGTGGCTTCCCTGCTGTTGCGGCGCCGCGGCGCCGGGCCAACCCTGATCGTTTCCCCTTTGCTGGCCCTGATGCGGGACCAGGTGGCGGCGGCAGCCCGGGCAGGTGTGCGCGCTGTCGCCATCAACTCAGCCAACCAGCTGGAATGGGACACGGTCCGGGAACAGCTCGCCGCGGACCAGGTGGACGTCCTGCTGGTGTCCCCGGAGCGCCTGACCAACCCGTCCTTCCGCGAAAACCAGCTGCCCGAACTCATCCGCCGCACCGGCCTCCTGGTGATCGACGAGGCACACTGCATCTCTGACTGGGGCCACGACTTCCGCCCCGACTACCGGAGGATCGCCGACCTGATTAACCAGCTGCCGGATACAGTCCCGGTGCTGGCCACCACGGCCACCGCCAACTCCCGGGTGGTGCACGATATCGAAGAGCAGCTCGGAGCGGGCGTCCTCACCATCCGCGGCGCGCTGGGCCGGGACTCGCTGCGCCTGGGTGTCCTGTCCCTCCCTGACGCCAGGCAGCGGCTGGGCTGGCTGCTGACGCATCTCGCCGATCTCCCCGGCAGCGGAATTATCTACACGTTGACCGTGTCCGCGGCGGAGGACACCGCCCGGCTCCTGGCAGAGGCCGGGCACGAGGTACTGGCCTATACCGGCCGGACGGACCCTGCTGACAGGGAGCGCGCCGAACAGCTGCTGAAGGACAACCAGGTCAAAGCGCTGGTGGCCACCTCCGCCCTGGGGATGGGCTTCGACAAGCCTGACCTGGGCTTTGTGGTCCACCTGGGCGCTCCCTCCTCCCCAGTGGCGTACTACCAGCAGGTGGGACGTGCCGGCCGCGGTGCCGCAAACGCCGACGTCCTGCTGCTGCCCGGCTCTGAGGACCGGGACATCTGGCGGTACTTCGCTACGGCGTCCATGCCGTCCGAGGAAAAAGCCGCGGCCGTCCTTACTGCACTGGCTGAGGCAGGAACGGCACTCTCCACTGTTGCCCTGGAGGCGCGGGTGGACCTCCGCCGTACCCCGCTGGAGCTGCTGCTGAAGGTCCTGTCGGTGGACGGCGCGGTGGAACGTGTGGGCGGCGGCTGGCGCTCTACGGGCCAGCCCTGGGCCTACGATGCCGAACGGTACCAGCGGATCGCCGAGGCCCGGGTTGATGAGCAGGACTCCATGGTGATCTACCAGGACACCGCCGGCTGCAGGATGGAGTACATCACCTCCGTCCTTGACGACGAGACCGCCCATGCCTGTGGCCGGTGCGATAACTGCGCCGGGAAGTGGTTCCCGGCCGATATTGCTGAGCAGGCTACCCAGGCTGCCGGCCAGACGCTCAGCAGGGCGGGCAGCGTGCTTGAGGCCAGGCTGCAGTGGCCCACCGGAATGGACCGCCTTGGCGTCCCGGTCAAGGGGAAGCTCAAGGGCGGAGAAGGACTGTCGGAGGGCCGAGTCCTGGCCAGGCTGACCGACCTGGGCTGGGGCGGGGCGCTGCGGGAGTTGTTTGCTGCCGGGGCCAGCGACCGTCCGGTCGAGCCCGGCATGCTGCAGGCATGCGTGCAGGTCCTCCGCGAATGGGGAAGCGGAGATGCCCGCAATCCGGGCTGGAGCGGGGCCGGACGGCCTGCCGCCATTGTGAGTGTCCCCTCCCGCGCCAAGCCGGAACTGGTGGGTTCCCTTGCCCGCGGCATTTCCGAGATCGGCCGGATCCCGTACCTGGGCGAACTTCAACTGGCGCACGGGGGACCTACGGGAAGCCGCGGCGGCAACAGCGCCTACCGGTTGGCGGGGGTCTGGGACCGCCTGGTGGTGGGCCCGGAACTCGAAGCAGCGCTGGGTTCCGTGCAGGGCGGCAGCGTGATGCTGATCGATGACATCGTGGACAGCAGGTGGACCCTCACTGTGGCCGGCCGTGCACTTCGGCAGGCCGGGGCGGGGGCAGTGCTCCCGCTGGTGCTGGCGCAGGCCGGCTAA
- a CDS encoding MFS transporter produces MAASNQVADGAGTVEVWNPRLALLVAATFFMEFLDGTVLTTAIPNISADFGVPAADINITMTAYLLTVAVGIPISGWLAERFGARRVFCLAIAVFTVASLACSLSQDLSMLTLSRVVQGAGGAMMVPVGTLLVLRGTPKSELLRATAFLVWPGLLAPVLAPLVGGALTTYLSWHWIFLINLPLGAAALIAAFRLVPSTAGDTGRRLDWPGLVLITVGVGALVVGLEMASTHPDVPWAGISAALGAASVAAAVLWMRRAANPLFDLSVFQTRTFRAMATGGFIYRLTISSVPFLLPLMFQTGFGWSPLHAGVMVAAVFVGNIGIKPATTPLIRRFGFKPMLVFASLASAVTFALCALLTAETPQALTFALLVCSGAFRSIGFSAYASVQYADIVPSQLTSANTVSATLVQLAHGAGIAVAALLIRALDGFSGFPGDSAGPFRGAFLAMAALMLASTVDSLLLSRHAGAEVSRARTRPA; encoded by the coding sequence ATGGCAGCAAGCAATCAGGTGGCCGATGGAGCCGGCACCGTGGAGGTGTGGAATCCCCGCCTCGCACTCCTGGTGGCCGCGACGTTCTTCATGGAGTTCCTCGACGGCACCGTCCTCACCACCGCAATCCCCAATATCTCCGCCGACTTCGGAGTGCCGGCCGCCGACATCAACATCACCATGACGGCGTACCTGCTGACGGTGGCGGTGGGGATTCCCATCAGCGGCTGGCTGGCGGAGAGGTTCGGCGCCCGCCGGGTGTTTTGCCTCGCCATCGCCGTCTTCACCGTCGCGTCCCTTGCCTGCTCGCTGAGCCAGGATCTGTCCATGCTGACGCTCAGCCGCGTAGTCCAGGGCGCGGGCGGGGCCATGATGGTTCCCGTGGGGACCCTGCTGGTCCTGCGGGGAACCCCGAAATCCGAACTCCTGCGCGCCACGGCATTCCTGGTGTGGCCGGGCCTCCTGGCTCCGGTCCTGGCTCCGCTGGTGGGCGGCGCACTGACCACGTACCTGTCCTGGCACTGGATCTTCCTGATCAACCTTCCGTTGGGGGCTGCCGCCCTGATCGCAGCGTTCCGCCTTGTCCCTTCCACCGCGGGCGACACCGGCCGGAGACTGGACTGGCCGGGCCTCGTCCTCATCACGGTAGGGGTAGGGGCCCTGGTGGTTGGGCTGGAGATGGCCAGCACCCATCCTGACGTTCCGTGGGCCGGCATCAGCGCGGCGCTCGGGGCGGCGTCCGTTGCCGCGGCCGTGCTGTGGATGCGCCGCGCGGCTAATCCACTTTTTGACCTCTCTGTCTTCCAGACCCGCACTTTCCGGGCGATGGCCACCGGCGGCTTTATCTACCGGCTGACCATCAGCTCTGTGCCGTTCCTGCTGCCGCTGATGTTCCAGACCGGATTCGGGTGGTCCCCGCTGCATGCAGGGGTTATGGTGGCCGCCGTCTTTGTGGGCAACATAGGGATCAAACCTGCCACCACTCCGCTGATCCGGCGCTTCGGCTTCAAGCCAATGCTGGTGTTCGCCTCACTGGCCTCGGCGGTCACCTTTGCCCTCTGCGCCCTGCTGACGGCCGAGACCCCCCAGGCCCTGACCTTCGCACTGCTCGTCTGCAGCGGCGCCTTCCGCTCCATCGGCTTCTCCGCCTACGCCTCCGTGCAGTACGCAGACATCGTTCCCTCACAGCTCACGTCAGCGAACACCGTCTCAGCCACCCTCGTCCAGCTGGCACACGGAGCGGGCATTGCCGTGGCCGCCCTGCTGATCCGTGCCCTGGACGGGTTCAGCGGTTTTCCTGGGGATTCTGCCGGTCCCTTCCGCGGCGCGTTCCTGGCCATGGCGGCCTTGATGCTTGCCAGCACGGTGGACAGCCTCCTGCTGTCCAGGCATGCGGGAGCCGAGGTCAGCCGGGCCAGAACCCGCCCCGCCTGA
- a CDS encoding IS481 family transposase, whose protein sequence is MSKQKVIVLAVRDQGLTVTEAARRYGVSRRWVHELLRRESAGGIAAVDPRSKRPLSNPRRTTETVAARILTLRQELQTAGLDAGPVTIAWHLEQEGVPAPSTSTIRRLLHTKGMITPDPKKRPKASLHRFEAHQPNETWQSDFTHWALADGTDIEILNFLDDHSRYLLACTGFKPVTVTAVVTTFLACAAEHGLPASTLTDNGMVYTTRLAGGKGGRNAFEHHLHALGITQKNGAPNHPQTQGKIERFHQTLKRWLTGQPRAHTLQDLNEQLEKFRHIYNHERPHRALDRRTPAAAYTAIPKASPTGSKQGDHWRRRIDRVDQFGKLTLRHAGQLRHIGIGRAYARKHVLMLIHDNDVTISDATTGEIIRELTIDPTRNYQPRKTGQRKTPRSEDRGVTDDSTHP, encoded by the coding sequence ATGTCGAAGCAGAAAGTGATCGTCCTCGCCGTCCGTGACCAAGGCCTGACAGTTACGGAAGCTGCCCGCCGGTATGGAGTCAGCCGCCGCTGGGTCCACGAGCTCCTCCGACGCGAGTCCGCCGGAGGTATCGCCGCCGTCGACCCCCGATCCAAACGCCCCCTCAGCAACCCGCGCCGCACCACCGAAACGGTAGCCGCGCGGATCCTTACCCTGCGGCAGGAACTGCAAACCGCCGGCCTGGACGCCGGGCCCGTGACGATCGCCTGGCACCTCGAACAAGAAGGAGTACCCGCGCCGTCAACGTCCACGATCCGCCGGCTCCTGCACACCAAAGGAATGATCACTCCGGATCCGAAGAAACGGCCCAAAGCCTCACTGCACCGCTTCGAAGCACACCAGCCCAACGAAACCTGGCAATCCGACTTCACCCACTGGGCCCTGGCCGACGGAACCGACATCGAGATCCTGAACTTCCTCGATGACCACTCCCGCTACCTGCTCGCCTGCACCGGATTCAAACCCGTCACCGTCACCGCCGTGGTCACCACGTTCCTGGCCTGCGCTGCTGAACACGGGCTACCGGCCTCGACACTGACCGACAACGGCATGGTCTACACCACCCGCCTCGCGGGCGGGAAAGGCGGCAGGAACGCCTTCGAACACCATCTCCACGCCCTGGGCATCACCCAAAAGAACGGCGCCCCGAACCACCCGCAGACCCAAGGCAAAATCGAACGTTTCCACCAGACCCTCAAACGCTGGCTCACCGGCCAACCCCGGGCCCACACCCTTCAAGACCTGAACGAACAGCTGGAAAAGTTCCGGCACATCTACAACCACGAACGCCCCCACCGGGCCCTGGACCGCCGCACCCCGGCCGCGGCCTACACCGCGATACCCAAAGCATCACCGACCGGATCCAAACAAGGAGATCACTGGCGTCGGCGCATCGACCGCGTCGACCAGTTCGGGAAACTCACCCTCCGCCACGCAGGCCAACTCCGCCACATCGGCATCGGCCGCGCCTACGCCCGCAAACACGTCCTGATGCTCATCCACGACAACGACGTCACCATCAGCGACGCAACCACCGGCGAGATCATCCGCGAACTCACCATCGACCCCACCCGGAACTACCAACCCAGAAAAACAGGGCAAAGAAAAACACCCCGGTCCGAAGACCGGGGTGTTACCGATGACTCGACTCATCCGTGA
- a CDS encoding GNAT family N-acetyltransferase, translated as MALTVRRAAPADVERLAEVHIQCWRETYRGMLSERFLASQDPASRLSLWRRLLESPEPADAWVACDGGTVVGFAGVRHVPAGEVTHDAPPPSSGSLELWGLYLLASHQGLGLGRRLLEAALGNSAASLWVAADNARAIGFYRRFGFAPDGAEDVIPTWEDLHEIRMVRAGQGPGPDNPG; from the coding sequence TTGGCGCTGACAGTCCGGCGGGCTGCTCCCGCTGACGTTGAGCGGCTGGCGGAGGTCCATATCCAATGCTGGCGTGAGACCTACCGCGGGATGCTCTCCGAAAGGTTCCTGGCATCGCAGGACCCCGCTTCCAGGCTGTCCCTCTGGCGCCGACTGCTGGAATCGCCGGAACCGGCTGATGCGTGGGTGGCGTGCGACGGCGGCACGGTGGTTGGATTTGCGGGCGTCCGCCACGTGCCCGCCGGCGAGGTGACGCATGATGCCCCGCCGCCGTCGTCGGGCAGCCTGGAACTGTGGGGGCTGTATCTGCTGGCCTCGCACCAAGGCCTTGGCCTGGGACGCCGCCTCCTCGAGGCGGCCCTGGGCAACAGCGCAGCCAGCCTCTGGGTAGCAGCGGACAACGCCCGGGCCATCGGGTTCTACCGGCGCTTCGGCTTTGCTCCGGACGGCGCCGAGGATGTGATTCCGACGTGGGAGGACCTTCACGAGATCAGGATGGTCCGGGCCGGGCAGGGCCCCGGGCCGGACAACCCCGGGTAA
- a CDS encoding prolyl oligopeptidase family serine peptidase, which yields MTTTAADQAPAPGSGTTPGTSPQGPAPEPTDENVWLEEIYGETQLAWVKEQNSRTEDLLEDADYAALEGSILEVLDSTDRIAMVGKRGDWYYNFWKDRQNPKGLWRRTTWESYCSDAPEWDVLLDVDALAAAEDVEWVFHGATFLRPAPGEPYRHALLALSPDGGDANRYREFDVESRMFVDPVQGGFDLPTAKGNVSWLDADTLLVASTAEGLPKTASSYARTAVTLTRGASLTDAPRLFEVPEDHMMAVVAHDSTPGFERTFAVDYIDFYNRRNLVMRDGEWEQIDVPTDVNVSAHREWLLFRPQQDWTLDGTTYPAGSLLVARFEDYLAGHRGIAVLFTPDATTSLQSWSWTRNFLLLNLLKDVSSEIRVLDPSRPTHNAEAAWSSTLLDACPPLHDVNAYAVDDEDDADGGAGDDFWLVATGFTTPSTLMRGTLARAADRTAGVVSRHAAVKASPSFFAEEDYEVQQHFAVSDDGTRVPYFQVASRDLALDGQNPTQLSGYGGFEVSRTPAYSGTVGRAWLERRTAAAPGADGEAPHSRGGVYVVANIRGGGEYGPAWHRAALQENRHKAYQDFAAVARDLMSRGVTSRERLGCVGGSNGGLLVGNMLTRYPELFGAVSCGVPLLDMRRYTRLSAGHSWIAEYGDPDVPEQWEYIRTFSPYHLLKDGVEYPETFIWTATSDDRVGPVQARKMAARMLAMGIPNVWFHEALEGGHAGASDNRQAAALQARSHHFLWKALAGGTP from the coding sequence ATGACCACCACAGCAGCTGATCAAGCGCCCGCCCCGGGTTCCGGCACTACGCCCGGCACCTCCCCGCAGGGCCCGGCGCCCGAACCGACAGACGAGAACGTCTGGCTGGAGGAGATCTACGGCGAAACGCAGCTGGCCTGGGTCAAGGAACAGAATTCCCGCACGGAGGACCTGCTGGAGGACGCGGACTACGCGGCGCTGGAAGGAAGCATCCTCGAGGTGCTGGACTCCACCGACCGGATCGCGATGGTGGGCAAGCGCGGCGACTGGTACTACAACTTCTGGAAGGACCGGCAGAACCCCAAGGGACTGTGGCGCCGCACCACGTGGGAGAGCTACTGCTCGGACGCGCCGGAATGGGATGTGCTGCTGGACGTCGATGCGCTGGCCGCCGCGGAGGACGTCGAGTGGGTCTTCCACGGCGCAACGTTCCTCCGCCCCGCGCCGGGCGAGCCGTACCGGCACGCACTCCTGGCCCTGTCCCCGGACGGCGGCGATGCTAACCGCTACCGGGAATTCGACGTTGAGTCGCGCATGTTCGTGGACCCCGTGCAGGGCGGCTTTGACCTGCCGACGGCGAAGGGCAACGTTTCGTGGCTGGATGCGGATACGCTGCTGGTCGCCTCCACCGCCGAGGGCCTGCCCAAGACGGCCTCCTCGTACGCACGCACCGCCGTCACCCTTACGCGCGGAGCCTCCCTCACGGACGCCCCCCGCCTGTTCGAGGTGCCCGAGGACCACATGATGGCGGTGGTGGCGCACGATTCCACTCCCGGCTTCGAGCGGACGTTCGCTGTGGACTACATCGATTTTTACAACCGGCGGAACCTGGTGATGCGGGACGGGGAATGGGAGCAGATCGACGTGCCCACCGACGTCAACGTCAGCGCCCACCGTGAATGGCTCCTCTTCCGCCCACAGCAGGACTGGACCCTGGACGGCACCACCTACCCGGCGGGGTCACTGCTGGTCGCCAGGTTCGAGGACTACCTGGCCGGCCACCGCGGCATTGCCGTGCTTTTTACCCCGGACGCCACCACGTCGCTGCAGTCCTGGAGCTGGACCCGGAATTTCCTGCTCCTCAACCTGCTCAAGGATGTTTCCTCCGAGATCCGGGTGCTGGATCCGTCCCGGCCAACCCACAATGCTGAGGCGGCCTGGTCATCCACATTGCTGGACGCCTGCCCGCCACTTCATGACGTCAACGCCTACGCGGTGGACGATGAGGACGATGCCGACGGCGGCGCCGGCGACGATTTCTGGCTCGTGGCCACCGGTTTCACCACGCCCAGCACCCTGATGCGGGGCACCCTGGCGCGGGCGGCTGACAGGACTGCCGGAGTGGTGAGCCGGCACGCAGCGGTGAAGGCATCGCCGTCGTTCTTTGCGGAAGAAGACTATGAGGTGCAGCAGCACTTCGCCGTGTCCGACGACGGCACCCGGGTTCCGTACTTCCAGGTCGCCTCACGGGACCTGGCGCTCGACGGGCAGAACCCCACTCAGCTGTCGGGCTACGGCGGCTTCGAGGTCTCCCGAACCCCGGCCTACAGCGGCACGGTGGGCAGGGCCTGGCTGGAACGCCGTACCGCTGCTGCGCCGGGCGCGGACGGGGAAGCCCCGCACTCGCGCGGCGGCGTGTACGTGGTGGCGAACATCCGCGGCGGCGGCGAATACGGCCCGGCGTGGCACCGCGCAGCCCTGCAGGAGAACCGGCACAAGGCCTACCAGGATTTCGCCGCGGTTGCCCGGGACCTCATGTCCCGCGGGGTCACCTCCCGGGAGCGGCTGGGTTGCGTGGGCGGATCCAACGGCGGCCTGTTGGTGGGCAACATGCTCACCCGCTACCCGGAACTTTTCGGCGCAGTCTCCTGCGGCGTGCCGCTGCTGGATATGCGCCGCTACACCAGGCTGTCCGCCGGCCACTCGTGGATCGCGGAGTACGGTGACCCGGATGTGCCGGAGCAGTGGGAGTACATCCGGACCTTCTCCCCCTACCACCTGCTCAAGGACGGGGTGGAGTACCCGGAAACGTTCATCTGGACTGCCACGTCCGATGACCGGGTTGGACCGGTACAGGCCCGCAAAATGGCAGCCCGCATGCTGGCCATGGGCATCCCGAACGTCTGGTTCCATGAGGCGCTGGAGGGCGGCCATGCCGGCGCGTCCGACAACCGGCAGGCAGCGGCCCTGCAGGCACGCAGCCACCACTTCCTCTGGAAGGCACTGGCGGGCGGGACACCCTAG